The stretch of DNA GGAGCATCTCCACCGCTTGTTAAAACACCAATACGCTTCATAAGTATCACCTCTAACCCTTTTTTGCTTCAGGTGAAGCTCTTTTATTTTTCCCTAAATAAATAGGTTTTTCAAAATAATAAATATTACTTTATACCCAATCATATATTCTATATAAAATATAGAGCGTTGAAAAGGGAATCCATTAAAAAAATACCATGAAGACATACCGAAAACAACAACTATTCGTAGAAAGTCAAAAAAGGTTCTCAATTACCTCCTAATGTTTTACATGTAAACGTAATCATTACGCTGCTATACATCATTAGTTATTACGATACCCTTTATTGAATTGAAAAATAAGAGAGCCGGCATTTTTTTTACCAGCTCTTTCATTACGTATATAACATTACAGACCTTTTCCTACTTTTTCATTAGCAGCATACCATTTTTCTTCTTCTAACTCTGTATACTGCCCAATTCTTTTATATTTTGCATACCGGTGCTCTATTAATTCTTCCGGAGTTAATGGAAGTAAATCTTGTAATGATTGTTCCAACACATTACTTATTGCTTTTGCTTGGAAATCAACATTACGATGTGCTCCACCTTTTCCTTCTTCAATAATTTCATCAATTACATTTAATTGTTTTAAGTCTGGTGCTGTAATTCTCATACTTTCGGCTGCTTTTTTTGCTAATGACGCATCTTTCCAAAGAATTGCCGCAGCCCCTTCAGGAGAGATTACAGAGTAAGTAGAGTTTTCTAACATATGAACGTAGTTACCGACTCCTAACGCTAATGCGCCACCACTACCACCTTCTCCAATTACAACACATACTACAGGCACTTTTAGCCCAGCCATTTCAAATAAATTTCTAGCAATTGCTTCACTCTGCCCTCTTTCTTCAGCAGGTTTACCTGGGTATGCCCCCTTTGTATCAATAAAGCAAATAATTGGGCGTTTAAACTTTTCTGCTTGATACATCAAGCGTAGCGCTTTTCTGTATCCTTCTGGATGTGGCATTCCAAAATTTCTACGAATGTTTTCCTTCGTATCTTTTCCACGTTGATGCCCAATAATTGTAACAGGGATGTTGTTGAATTTTGCGATCCCTCCTACAATTGCTGCATCGTCGGCAAAGTAACGATCTCCATGACATTCTAAGAAATCTGTAAATATTCTTTCAATGTAATCTAAAGTTGTTGGTCTTTCTGGATGTCTAGCAATTTGCACGCGATTCCATGGAGCTAAATTACCATAAATATCACTTTCTAATCGTTCAAGTCTATCTTCTAACTTTTCAATTTCACTCGAAAGATCCATATCCGAATTAGCTGTAAACTCTTTTAATTCTTTTATTTTTTTACGAAGTTCCACGACTGGTTTTTCAAATTCTAGTTCGCCTACCATTCGTTTTCACCCCCTAAGGAATGTATATCTAGCACTAAAGTTAATTTTTCTTTTAACTCTGTTCGATGGATAACAGCATCAAGTTGTCCACATTTTAACAAAAATTCGGCTGTTTGAAAGTCTTCAGGTAAATCTTCTCTAATTGTTTGTTCAATAATTCGTCTACCAGCAAACCCAATAAGTGCTTTTGGCTCAGCAAAATTATAATCACCTAGTGATGCAAAACTTGCAGAAACACCACCTGTTGTTGGGTGTGTCATAATAGAAATTATTAATCCGCCTTCTTGGCTAAATAATTTTAATGCACTACTCGTTTTTGCCATTTGCATTAAACTTAATACACCTTCCTGCATCCTTGCACCACCAGAAGCTGTAAAGATAACAAATGGATATTTCTTTTCTTTTGCTCTTTCAATTGCTCTCGTAATCTTCTCTCCGACTACGGAGCCCATACTACCCATTCTAAAAGTAGAGTCCATAACAGCAATTACGAGAGGAAAGTCATTAATTTTTCCTTCACCAGTCACAACTGCCTCGTTAATATGTGTTTTCTTTCTATCTCCTTCTAACTTTTCTAAATATCCTGGGAAGGAGAGCGGATTTTCAGATATCATGCCTCTGTCGTACTCCACGAAGCTATCTGTATCAAGCAGGCTGTATATTCTTTCCATTGCTGTCATCGGATGATGGTGATCACAATGAATACATACCTTTAAGTTTTTATTTAATTCCTTCGTATACATGATTTTTTTACAATTTGGACATTTCGTCATGATCCCTTCTGGAACATCTTGTTTTGCATGTTCAGAAGGAATGGACGCATACTTCTTCTTCTTAGTGAAAAAATCTTTTAACAAAAGAAGGCCTCCCCATTACTTATTATCTAGTTTTTATACGTGGTACTAATAACAGGTCAAATGATAGGTAAGATAGGAAATCATAACTATTTCAAATTAAAGTCCTACTTACCTGCTAGTTGTATCTTATATAAAAACGATTAAAATTGTTGTTGAATTATGTCTTATTACTATCGACAAATTTTGAAAAAATCTGGCTATAAATGTTTAACACTTCATTCGTCTCATTTTGTTCTAATGAATATATTAACCTTTCATATAACGTGCGATTCAAATTTAGATTAGTAATAAATGTTTGGGAATAAGTACTAACTAATCCCCAAATGCGTTGTAGTAATTTATTTTCTGTACCTACAGAAACTAGTTTAAAAAACTCATCATGTGTAAAATGTGGTGATGTTAGTAAATCTTTTAACTGTTCCATCACAATTGAAGATGTATTCTTTACCACTAGTAATTGTAGGAGCGTTTTTTCTAATTCAAACTTTGTTTCTACTAAATCGACTTTTTTTGCTTCTGATTCTAATATAAAAGTGCCTAATAATTCTACAAGATGATGCTCCGTAAAATCTTTTAAGTACGTCCCTTCGCCCCTTCTTGTCTCAATTAGCCCTAACAATTCGAGTGCTCGTAACGCCTCACGAACTGAAGAGCGACCAACCTTTAATCGATCGGACAGCTCTCGTTCTGAAGGTATTTTATCACCAGCAGTAATTCCATCTTGTGAGATGATAGCACGTATTTGTTTTACTATCTCAATGTACATTTTTGTAGGTGATGACACTTTCTCATTCACCTTTTCCAATAACAGCTTCTTTTCTAGTTCTTTCTGCTACTTCTTTTGGGTCTACTTTAATGCGTGCAACTCCAGTTTCCATTGCCGTCTTTGCAACAGCCGCAGCAACTTGCGGTGCAACTCTAGGATCAAACGGCGCTGGAATAACATAATCAGCATTTAACTCGTCAGAAGATATTAAGCTAGCAATAGCTTCCACAGCTGCAATTTTCATTTGTTCATTTATATGTGTAGCGCGAACATCTAGTGCTCCACGGAAGATACCAGGAAACGCTAGAACGTTGTTAACTTGATTTGGGAAATCTGAACGGCCTGTCCCAACAACACTAGCCCCAGCTTCTTTTGCTTCTGCAGGCATAATCTCAGGATTTGGATTCGCCATTGCAAAAATAATCGGATCTGCATTCATAGAACGAATCATGTCTTGCGTTAATGCACCTTCAACGGAAACACCAATGAAAACATCGGCACCTTGTATTACGTCAGCTAAAGATCCTTCTTTTCGACCTCGATTCGTATACGTTGCAACATCTGCTTTAACGCTATTCATTCCAGTTGTTCTTCCTTCAAAAATAGCGCCTTTCGTATCGCACATAATGATATCTCTAACACCATAGCGATATAATAATTTAATAATAGCAATACCAGCAGCACCTGCACCGTTTGCTACTACTTTTATTTCTGACATCTTTTTACCAACTATTTTAAGCGCATTTACTAAACCAGCCACAGTTACAATAGCTGTACCGTGCTGATCATCATGAAAGACTGGAATATTCGTTTCTTTCTTTAAGCGTTCCTCGATGACGAAACAGTTTGGAGCAGCGATATCTTCTAAGTTAACTCCACCGAACGTAGGCTCTAACAATTTAACAGTTTCCACGATTTTATCAACATCCGTAGTATTTAAGCAAATAGGGAATGCGTCTACTCCTGCAAAACTTTTGAACAGTACTGCTTTTCCTTCCATTACTGGAAGTGCTGCCTCAGGTCCAATATTCCCTAATCCTAATACCGCTGTACCATCTGAAACAACCGCAACCATGTTACCTTTCATCGTATATTCATATACTTTATTTTTATCATCATAAATAGCTTTACAAGGCTCTGCTACTCCAGGGGAATATGCTAAACTTAAATCCTTTGCATTTCTAACCGGAACTTTTGATTTAGATTCTAACTTCCCTTTGTGCACTTTATGCATATGTAGTGCTTCTTCTTTTAATGACACGGTCGTAAATCCTCCTTGAACTTTGATAGCCAAAGCTATAAGTCTAGTTTCGTTTTTTTACGATTAATATTTTACTCTTAATTATGACGTCTGTCCTTACATGGTTGCACAATTTTATAAAAAAACATCCATTTTTTCTCTTAAATTCAAAAAAAGTAGAAGGAGGTGGTCTGACCACCTCCTTCTAACTATAACATATTCTCTTTTAATGGAAAAGGGCTTCTTTTTTGAACACAACATTACTATCCCCAAGTAGTAGTTTTAAAGCAGCTAAACATTCTTTACTTGGTGTAACAAAATATTCTCGAGACAGCTGCACTGTTTTTTTTGTTTGGACATAATGCGCTACAACTGGCATTGGTCCTTTAAAAGTTTGTAACGTTTGTTGTAACTGTTTTAAATTGGTAGAAGGTTGTGCCGTTTCATCTATTTTTAAATACACACTTCCTACTACATCTTCATATTTACTTTTTAATTGCTCCATTGAATTTACGGACCTAATTATTAATTGTGATTTACCGTTTCTTTCTTCTTTTTTCCCTTCTAACACTAATACTTTTCCTACTTCTAATTGATTAGAAAGACGTTGATAGTCAGTCGGAAACGCAACGGCGTCTATATCACCTGTTGCATCACTTGCCGAAATAAACGCCATTACTTCTCCTTTGCGAGTTCTAATCGTTCGAACCTTCGTAATGTACGCTCCGACTTTAACAAATGGTGTAGGCAGTAATTCTATATTCCCGATAGAATTAACTCCTTCAAGTTGTAATAGCTTTCGATAAATTTCGGTAGGGTGATGAGATAAATAAAAACCTAGCACTTCTTTTTCTAAATGCAATTGTTCATCAACTGGTAGAGGCTCTACTTCTACATATTTAGGCTCAATATTAAATTCTTCTTCTAATAGAAAACCTATTTGGTCCTCATCTTCATTTGGCTTTACAAGCTCTGCATGTTGAAGAGCTGCATCAAGTGTGGCTAAGAGAGTGGCTCGATTCTGTCCAAATTCATCTAAACACCCCGAATATATTAATATTTCTGCAGTTCTCCTCGTTACTTTTGGAGAGAGTCGAACGATAAAGTCAAAGAGGTCAGTAAAAGGCTTTTTCTTCCTTTCCTCGATGATTTGCTTTATTATTTGGGCACCAATTCCTTTTATAAATACAAGACCAAATCTGATTCCTTCTTGCTCCACTTGGAAAGCTATACCACTATTATTAATGGATGGAGGTAAAACATCAATTCCACTCTTTTTGCATTCTGCAACATACTGACTTATCTTTTGCTCGTTCCCTAAAACACTTGATAGCAGTGCGGTCATAAACACTTTTCGGTAATTCGATTTTAAAAATGCTAATTCATAAGCTATCATACTGTATGCAACAGCATGACTTCTATTAAAACCGTAGTTAGCAAACTTAACGATTAAATCATAAATGTCATGAGCAGTTTTTTCATCATAACCATTTTCCTTACACCCTTTTACAAAGTGGGCACGCTCTTTCGCTAACACATCTTGTTTCTTTTTACCAACCGCTCTTCGTAAAAGGTCCGCTTCTCCTAACGAAAAGCCTGCCATCGTAGATGCGATTTGCATAATTTGCTCTTGATAAACAATGA from Sutcliffiella cohnii encodes:
- the accA gene encoding acetyl-CoA carboxylase carboxyl transferase subunit alpha, whose amino-acid sequence is MVGELEFEKPVVELRKKIKELKEFTANSDMDLSSEIEKLEDRLERLESDIYGNLAPWNRVQIARHPERPTTLDYIERIFTDFLECHGDRYFADDAAIVGGIAKFNNIPVTIIGHQRGKDTKENIRRNFGMPHPEGYRKALRLMYQAEKFKRPIICFIDTKGAYPGKPAEERGQSEAIARNLFEMAGLKVPVVCVVIGEGGSGGALALGVGNYVHMLENSTYSVISPEGAAAILWKDASLAKKAAESMRITAPDLKQLNVIDEIIEEGKGGAHRNVDFQAKAISNVLEQSLQDLLPLTPEELIEHRYAKYKRIGQYTELEEEKWYAANEKVGKGL
- a CDS encoding NAD(P)-dependent malic enzyme; the protein is MSLKEEALHMHKVHKGKLESKSKVPVRNAKDLSLAYSPGVAEPCKAIYDDKNKVYEYTMKGNMVAVVSDGTAVLGLGNIGPEAALPVMEGKAVLFKSFAGVDAFPICLNTTDVDKIVETVKLLEPTFGGVNLEDIAAPNCFVIEERLKKETNIPVFHDDQHGTAIVTVAGLVNALKIVGKKMSEIKVVANGAGAAGIAIIKLLYRYGVRDIIMCDTKGAIFEGRTTGMNSVKADVATYTNRGRKEGSLADVIQGADVFIGVSVEGALTQDMIRSMNADPIIFAMANPNPEIMPAEAKEAGASVVGTGRSDFPNQVNNVLAFPGIFRGALDVRATHINEQMKIAAVEAIASLISSDELNADYVIPAPFDPRVAPQVAAAVAKTAMETGVARIKVDPKEVAERTRKEAVIGKGE
- a CDS encoding FadR/GntR family transcriptional regulator, which codes for MSSPTKMYIEIVKQIRAIISQDGITAGDKIPSERELSDRLKVGRSSVREALRALELLGLIETRRGEGTYLKDFTEHHLVELLGTFILESEAKKVDLVETKFELEKTLLQLLVVKNTSSIVMEQLKDLLTSPHFTHDEFFKLVSVGTENKLLQRIWGLVSTYSQTFITNLNLNRTLYERLIYSLEQNETNEVLNIYSQIFSKFVDSNKT
- the accD gene encoding acetyl-CoA carboxylase, carboxyltransferase subunit beta, which codes for MLKDFFTKKKKYASIPSEHAKQDVPEGIMTKCPNCKKIMYTKELNKNLKVCIHCDHHHPMTAMERIYSLLDTDSFVEYDRGMISENPLSFPGYLEKLEGDRKKTHINEAVVTGEGKINDFPLVIAVMDSTFRMGSMGSVVGEKITRAIERAKEKKYPFVIFTASGGARMQEGVLSLMQMAKTSSALKLFSQEGGLIISIMTHPTTGGVSASFASLGDYNFAEPKALIGFAGRRIIEQTIREDLPEDFQTAEFLLKCGQLDAVIHRTELKEKLTLVLDIHSLGGENEW